The following nucleotide sequence is from Pangasianodon hypophthalmus isolate fPanHyp1 chromosome 8, fPanHyp1.pri, whole genome shotgun sequence.
ATGCACAGTACATAGAGCTTGCCGAAACATCTTTCTTAAATGTAGACTTGACAACGAGAAGAATATTTTTGTTCAAGCTGGGCTCATGTATGCATAATAAAAGGTAAGTTGAGCTGCCTACAGTTCAGTCAGCATCTTGAATAAGAGTCTTTATCTCAGTAAAGACATCTGTAATTTTATTCCTTCAGTTTGACTTCTATGAAGAACATCATCTTCTGGAAAGTCTCGAAGTCTATAAATGTTGACAAAGCCTCTTTCCTGGGTCTAAATTTTATTAACACAAAGGTGTGTGTAATTTTCAAAATAAtccacaatattttaaaaaatagtttatttaatgttaggATTACTTCTAGGTCCAAATTTAGGTTAGAGCTAATCTAGCGTCCAAGTGTGTTGCCAAGGtttttatggttaaaaaaaaaaaaaaaagttccatatTAATTAGTTTCATTTAAGAAATGGAATATCATTGCTTACCTCAGTGCATGTTTCCACTTCAGACTTTggttattatgattattttttagcTTAGTTTCCGTGTAATGATTTTCCAGTGAAGGTACAGGAACTTCTTGGCTAAGGCAAGCTACATGCTATTTTTCTTCTCCTGTAGCTAATTAAAAGGCATTTCAGTCTTGACTTCCATGTGTCCTTCTTACCTCTCTTGCTGCGCTCTAGTATTCTCTTTAGAATCAATGTTATTTTGAGTCTGAATTTGAACCGTGACTTAATAACTTGTTTCgtactgacttttttttttttttttttttgtactgacttcTCTAATACCATCTATTTTGTCTTAATTTCCTAATTGTTAATTTTGTTGCATTGAATACTTCTAGCTAACCCCCCACCAAAACGTGGTCCTGGGTACAAAGTAAAGGATTGTTTATCTTCCATCTGGCTTGAGTCAAGCCTATAGGACTAGTTTGGTAGAGatgctctgattggtcacatgCGAGGGAATGTGGTCTGGTGTGTCAGCTGAGGTGCTTAGGTATGGAGAAGAACAGGTTGTGGATGGAAAATGTGACTTTGTGTACTCACAGACTGCATCTAATACATTGCGTGACTTATTTCTGAAGTTGTACTACATTTTGTCTTGAAGACTTCTCAGCTTTGAAAAAATAAGGatgtatttaaatacaatttttttctaattggTGAGTAATTTTGCCATTCTACTACATTGTGTCTATTAAACTGAATGATTCAGCTACAGGGCTACAGATTTGCTGGAACTGCTTTTATAGGCTAGACAGTTCATGACCAAAACTCCtgtatgttttgtatttatCTCTGATAAACCTTCTAattccttgttttgttttttttttagtagacaTTTTACTTGTGtacttcatacattcattatGGAAGCTATATTCTTTTAATGGTCcagttaattaaatattattaaaatctaCTGGAACTACTTAATAGCTGTTATGATTGAGGTCTTTGGAGCCTGACAGTATCTTCTAATGTTCATCAATGCAATGACATTCTGAAGCAGTAAACAACCATTTGTATGCATTACTGTGGAGCTTCAGACTGAAATGTTACAGTACTTTTCTTGTGTAGTGTTTCATTTCTGTCTAGAAATCTTGCATCTGAAATGATGACAAGACTTGAATTAGATTAAGTAGGTCTTATGACAAAACTGATTAGTGTGCGACCCATGTTACATGATTGTCTTGCAGGAGATGGCACCAGTTAATGCAGTTAATATATTGATTGAATTTTGGGTTCTGTTCAGCAGCAAAGGTTAGACCTTGGACAGACTTTAAATGTTTACTAGAGATCAAGGActgaaattgttttttgttcttgctCCTTGGCAGATTGACTCTCAGTCAGAAGACTGAAACAGATAATACTGATTCCCTTGCCTCCCCTGTCCCCTCAGACATCCAGAACTCTGTTCCTGCTTCTACTTTTTCCCCTGAAGCATCACCTTCTAGTGATTCTTTTGAGTCTTTTGATATGTTTtctaacctccactcttctatgGCACCTCCTAAACCCCAGAGAACCTTTTCAGACTCGTCAAGAGGCAGCATGGAGAACCGTTCAGGAGTTGATAATGCCACTAACTTGTCTGAGAAAAAGTACAGAGCCGCACAGTCACCCAGCTATCCTGGGGATCCattcaaaaatgaaaagcacCATCTAAAAAATGGCGTACAGGTTAGTCCACCAACCTCGGAGAAAACTCAAAAACCTTCACTTCCTCCTCCTGACTATGAAGCTCTTTTTCCCAAGAAGAGACATGGTGTAATGACTGACACCCGTTGGGAACACATTATTGCTGAAGTGAACCAGAGAAAGATGAATTTTCAGGATGGTGAAAAAGAAATGAGCGTAGATGGTCCTGATGAGCCCATCTCAAACAAATCTTCAATTTTAAAGGAAAGGAATACATCAAGCCTCAACCAGCATCACAGGGATTATCAGGCGGTGTCCTCTGCCCCCACAAAGGGAATGGAGCCTAAGCCGGCTCTAATTCCACCCAAACCAGCTAGTTTGgcaacaacaaaacagcagcGTGAGGCTAATTCTGAGCAAGGCCATACCCATAAACAATTATATTCTGTACATGGTGAAAAGACCAAAACAGATTTGGGAAGAAACCTGGGACCATCAGGCCAGAGTCAGCAAGACACTCGGATGAATGTAAAGGGAGCTTCAAACCCCATTCCTGACCCCACACTTGGTCAAATCTCAGAGCCAAAAATGGAAAAACCAACACCAACAGCCAGGAGTATAAAAAAGCCAACTTCAAGCAGTGATGTTGATACTACAGGGTTGCCTCTAGCCAAACATAGGAAAGGAGCTCCAAGTAAAGAACCTGTCATACAGGTTCAACCAGAGCAAAGTATGCTCGCTTTTACATCCTCAGCAAGTTCTCAAgtggatggaaaaaaagaaggttcCAAGACAGCTAAGAGTTTGTGGGAGAATTTAGGCTTTGCGGAAGGAAAGCCTACCCCTGTAAATAAAACTGCTAAAACGGTTAACATACCAAAAGAACAACCATTTACAAATGTCACAAGTGCtcctgagaaaaaaatgactgaagtTGACCCTTTCCCAAGTGATAAACTAATCTCTCAAGATCCCTGGGCTTTACCACAACAGACCATGGATCAAGATGACTTTTTCACTGGTGGTccgaaggaaggaaaaaagccTGAAGATCAGAGATTATCCTCAGATGACTTTGATAACATATTTGGATCTGGTGCATCTAAAAATGAAATGGATCCTTTCTTTGTGCCCAAAGATAAAGCAAATATTTTCTTTGAATCTGTGGCCTCTAAAAATGAAACAGATTTGAAAAAATCACATAACTCAAGCCCTTCCTCCCAGAAGGTATactcacaaaagaaaaaactagCACCTCCACCCCCTGAGAAGCCTGTAATGGGGAAAGATACCATGGACAAACCAGTCCTTCAAGAGGCTGATGATGTTGAATTAACTGTTACTAGTCTTGCTGAACCAAAGGGTGGTGAAACTACAGAAGCCACATCAAAAGCTAATTTGGATCCATTTACATCCCTGTCTTCAGCTATTCCAGAACTCCTGTCTGGAAGTGCATCTGGGGGCAAAAGCACACTCTGTGCCTGGGTATCACCCTCTGAGGTTCAGTCAGGCCCTTCACAAAGCAGTGGAGGTGGTGTGGTATTTACCTCTCGCAGGTGAGAATTAACTACAGCTCCCCAACACCACTCTACCTTTTCAAAAGCAACTACTACTAACCCTTGGAATCCCCTTGGCCTTCTTATTTCCGAggtgcctctttctctctccatacATTTCTATCTTTTTGTGGCTATGATGCTCAAGCTGGGATTTATCGATGAATGATTGCAACTTGTCCAGCAAGAAGCAACAGGCTTATCCAATCGGTTTGAGACTAAAGATTGGTTTCTGTGACATATATTAAGCCTGGTTCAGAATACACATTCATTCCAGGACTAGTCTTAATGTGTCCAAGAAACTACCTTAGCTGATTATTCCAAATGTTGTTGGGTTGTCTACTACTCAAATTTTGATGGATCTTTTAGTTGCCCATATCTGCATGTGCTCTACACATGAATACCTGGTGTctgtataatattaataacacaataaatcacTGATTTGAACGAGCACTTTGTGTTTGAATCTCTTGGGCAAATTTGGTGTTCTTAATAGTTCCATGTTAGTTTCTTAATGGTGGGAGAACTAACTCCTTTCTTGTGTTTTTACTCTTCCTCAGATTACTTTCCTTGGCTGCCTCTTGTATTGAACTGTAATTCGGTTCTGATTATTTGTCAGTTTTTGTTTTCAATAacttaaatgtttaaagaaatgaTTCCAAACACTTACAAGCTGCAGTTTTacatatttgtatgtttttgtatgtatttatatgtgtatttttatatagttGGAATTGTTGGATACTTCTTGACATTTTCATCCCTAAAGTCCATGTCTGTTTTTCCTTAGACCACACCCAGTGAAACCGATGAGTCCCTATGAAAGCCAGTCTCCTGGTAGTATTTCCTCGGGAAAAGATTTGAAGATTCCAACGATCCGAGAAGTGGCTGAAAAATCAAAGGTGTGcttatttgtacaaaaaaacccccaaaaaaacaataaattatataaagcaATTTGCTTTGATACCTGGGCCCTGTTGTTCATATGGTGACATAACAAAAATAGATGATCTATGCTAGATCTGTTAATTGTGATAATTCCAAACAGGTTAATTTGGTTCATTGACTGCATATACTGCATAGCCAAATTAACTTGGCTGGATTTTTCAGAGGGTCTAGTCAAATGCacttattactattattattttttttattgtgtctaTTTTAATGGGGTGCCTCATGAAGGAATGGAGCAGCCACAGCTGGAACAGATTTCACTTACAGAGAAGGTTTCTAAATGAATGAGCTAATCTAATTTATGCTGAACAAGCCTGTCCTTAATAAGGCTTGAGTTTACAGACTTGTGTTGGCAGTAAGTACGACAGTAATTTGGAAGAATGGAAAAATACAAGATCATGTCATATAACCAACAATCATATCCAACATAATCCACATATGAAAAGCTGGGCCCTGGTGTATCTGATTCCAGCTAAAGTATAATGCTTATGTAAGCACTCAAATCTTACCCCCACTTCTGTTATGATCTCTCCCTTATCTTCCACTCTCCAGTCTGTAGAGTGTGGCCCATACACCCAGCTCACTCAGGAAGAGTTGATCACCCTTGTGGTGAAGCAGCAAACTGAGCTATCCAAAAAGGATGAGAAGATTCTTGAGCTGGAAGATTACATCGATAATCTGCTGGTGCGTGTCATCGACGAAAAACCCAGCATCCTGTTGGCCCTAAACGCCAAGGTTTAGGGGAAGAAGTTCTTCACTATGACACTATGAGGTGGAAGATAACTGAACCTACTACACCTACACCACAGTGTAACATAATGTTTTGATGAGATGTGCTTCCTAGGAACCAAACCTTCCAAAATGATAACTTTTGTTATAGACACAGGCTATACTCTACGGTTTcacattcaggttttttttttagcttgattTGGTTGAGCTGCATCAGACAGGTGAAAGAAAGTGTTCAATGAGTGAGATAGGACATCTGTTGCTCTGGACTAATATCTGTTAAGTCTCAAGATGAAACCAAGGAAGGTCTTTTTTTCACTATTCATAAAACGGTGACATGAAGGATTAACAGTTTTATGCTGGAATTATTTCttaatgtgttgttttatgtgttATGTCTACAAAGTGTGTCTTCAATAA
It contains:
- the rab11fip1a gene encoding rab11 family-interacting protein 1 isoform X1, with amino-acid sequence MSLAEQSQQWYPTSVQVTVLQARKLRLKGKNGTNDAYAIIQVAKDKFSTAVAEKCVDPVWKEEASFDLPLFHRGNAERCTLYIVVMHRALVGMDKLLGQAVINLLDVHDNKARKNTDWYKLLDKNGKADKERGEVLLDIQFMRNNMTASMFDLSMQDKPRSRISKLKDKVRGKKKDGLSDSASAIVPATVSQVLTDSEGEEEGSTDSPKLKKSSKFKSLFGSKTNLHRGVSQSMSTLGTLPEKNSSLSSSRSSGLNEESAEGKNKFKFLGHKRNSSTDSKISLGPFTLLNRSKQSTPEQSNLCINGSHVYAEDQETKPNSGSSLSLSGSAKGSIEDLRKYHERKPSAGSTDSFKGLSIPSYKPDSTDREFQVQQRPQEDEEKKHKKTEGRLQELLDEQERKRQQEQDERWRKLEEDERKMQQERERKRQEEEEQQRRKREEARKAEEQKRQEESRVTERLTSLFGLGRKKEEQISPAVESPKQLEVPASTNPFEEIPLGSDSPNPFLEEKPAEPQKEVRTAFTPMPPSSGFPARTAKVSAVKPRLTLSQKTETDNTDSLASPVPSDIQNSVPASTFSPEASPSSDSFESFDMFSNLHSSMAPPKPQRTFSDSSRGSMENRSGVDNATNLSEKKYRAAQSPSYPGDPFKNEKHHLKNGVQVSPPTSEKTQKPSLPPPDYEALFPKKRHGVMTDTRWEHIIAEVNQRKMNFQDGEKEMSVDGPDEPISNKSSILKERNTSSLNQHHRDYQAVSSAPTKGMEPKPALIPPKPASLATTKQQREANSEQGHTHKQLYSVHGEKTKTDLGRNLGPSGQSQQDTRMNVKGASNPIPDPTLGQISEPKMEKPTPTARSIKKPTSSSDVDTTGLPLAKHRKGAPSKEPVIQVQPEQSMLAFTSSASSQVDGKKEGSKTAKSLWENLGFAEGKPTPVNKTAKTVNIPKEQPFTNVTSAPEKKMTEVDPFPSDKLISQDPWALPQQTMDQDDFFTGGPKEGKKPEDQRLSSDDFDNIFGSGASKNEMDPFFVPKDKANIFFESVASKNETDLKKSHNSSPSSQKVYSQKKKLAPPPPEKPVMGKDTMDKPVLQEADDVELTVTSLAEPKGGETTEATSKANLDPFTSLSSAIPELLSGSASGGKSTLCAWVSPSEVQSGPSQSSGGGVVFTSRRPHPVKPMSPYESQSPGSISSGKDLKIPTIREVAEKSKSVECGPYTQLTQEELITLVVKQQTELSKKDEKILELEDYIDNLLVRVIDEKPSILLALNAKV